Proteins encoded by one window of Brevibacterium atlanticum:
- a CDS encoding HNH endonuclease signature motif containing protein, which produces MFAKGKGQKKNRAAGRLLRRAAELAEEILATPAPLPDFPGYDPTQTFFTWLRSNLEPTEAGVYSSLLGATTSNALKHMTASMTLAHGLPKFLRRCLDGDFTIEHVDCVTRACRDLHFENLPTIDEFLGQRRADITIETFKRSLALKIAATQAPEDTLKNVALRRRVDLTTGDDGTAYLTLTGPAPELQACFRRLDAFARAVYKSNTSAFSDQLKAGDCFDEDRSISALMFDILTRTRPQMKLRIISTNDADGASTSTDFPLDGLFAGPDGVPMHEGESLLDYIERVFDDLHETGYAEASGEKSVSTEAADGAETEVAGTTGSTPTGTDPTTVAEAMTGADSTTPADRAFESQILEAILSSSTTSNHADGNPTSDAADIRTTTRCGAPNGVNRTAVSDALSSLIGSRARGARPAAEGHADATDGAVDAFGNTIHYEGGHRISFEFLLDMPTSEYWLANQASTFITVPMLTLLSQVTEDAGSAGDRAAAETTESEDHPTPTAEAHTAEVQTTSTDPTKRAAKRLSSGEVCDLAGMLPDGSPIPADMARRVAGYSTTWTRLLTDPATGTPIDAKAKTYAIPNNVRKTLVAQYATCTFPGCTLPAETSEVDHIDPFDKADPSRGGLTRFGNLHCLCKLHHSLKTAKKFDVRMTEPGHLEYVLRRGVTVEVTAPDNPLNVEHARQFLERFGTALPRANRPLASEPVTDEASTAEETPARGRRRQARECPEPAAAEGQPGWREAPSDPFAGFADTPDAHTASVELRDWFWDSGEPPPF; this is translated from the coding sequence ATGTTCGCCAAAGGCAAGGGTCAGAAGAAGAACCGTGCGGCGGGCCGCCTCCTTCGTCGTGCCGCCGAGCTGGCCGAAGAGATCCTCGCCACCCCGGCTCCCCTGCCCGACTTCCCGGGGTACGACCCGACCCAGACGTTCTTCACCTGGTTGCGCAGCAACCTCGAACCGACCGAGGCAGGTGTGTATTCGAGCCTGCTCGGAGCCACGACGAGCAATGCCCTTAAGCACATGACCGCGTCGATGACGCTCGCTCACGGACTGCCGAAGTTCCTGCGCCGCTGCCTCGACGGCGACTTCACCATCGAGCACGTCGACTGCGTGACCCGGGCCTGCCGTGACCTCCATTTCGAGAACCTGCCGACCATCGACGAGTTCCTCGGTCAGAGGCGTGCAGACATCACGATCGAAACGTTCAAGCGCTCGCTCGCGCTCAAGATCGCCGCAACCCAGGCTCCCGAAGACACGCTCAAGAACGTCGCTCTGCGTCGGCGCGTCGACCTCACCACCGGCGACGACGGCACCGCCTACCTCACCCTGACCGGTCCCGCGCCGGAGCTGCAGGCGTGCTTCCGCCGGCTCGATGCGTTCGCTCGCGCCGTGTACAAGAGCAACACCAGTGCGTTCTCCGATCAGCTCAAGGCCGGAGACTGCTTCGACGAGGACCGGTCGATCTCGGCGCTGATGTTCGACATCCTCACCCGCACGAGGCCGCAGATGAAGCTGCGCATCATCAGCACCAATGACGCCGACGGCGCGTCGACGAGCACCGACTTCCCGCTCGACGGACTCTTCGCCGGACCCGACGGAGTCCCCATGCACGAAGGCGAGTCACTGCTCGACTACATCGAACGCGTCTTCGACGACCTGCACGAGACCGGGTATGCCGAGGCTTCAGGGGAGAAGTCTGTCTCGACAGAGGCTGCGGACGGGGCGGAGACTGAAGTCGCCGGAACGACCGGGTCGACGCCGACTGGCACTGACCCGACGACCGTTGCCGAGGCGATGACCGGCGCCGACTCGACGACCCCGGCCGATCGCGCCTTCGAGTCACAGATCCTCGAAGCGATCCTCAGCAGCAGCACCACGTCAAACCACGCAGATGGCAACCCCACGAGCGACGCCGCGGACATTCGCACGACCACCCGCTGCGGTGCACCGAACGGTGTGAACCGCACCGCCGTCAGTGACGCACTCTCATCGCTGATCGGATCCCGTGCCAGAGGAGCTCGCCCCGCCGCCGAAGGACATGCCGACGCCACTGACGGCGCAGTCGACGCCTTCGGAAACACCATCCACTACGAGGGCGGTCACCGGATCAGCTTCGAGTTCCTCCTCGACATGCCCACCAGCGAGTACTGGCTGGCAAACCAGGCCAGCACGTTCATCACCGTGCCCATGCTCACCCTGCTGAGCCAGGTCACGGAGGATGCAGGCAGCGCGGGCGACCGAGCAGCCGCGGAGACAACCGAATCGGAGGACCATCCGACACCGACCGCCGAAGCGCACACCGCCGAAGTACAGACCACAAGCACCGACCCGACGAAGCGAGCCGCAAAACGGCTGTCCTCAGGAGAAGTGTGCGATCTGGCCGGCATGCTTCCGGACGGTTCGCCGATTCCGGCCGACATGGCGCGCAGGGTCGCGGGCTACTCCACCACGTGGACGCGCCTGCTCACCGACCCTGCGACCGGGACGCCGATCGACGCCAAGGCGAAGACGTACGCCATACCCAACAACGTGCGCAAAACGCTCGTCGCACAGTACGCGACCTGCACGTTCCCCGGCTGCACCCTGCCGGCCGAGACTTCGGAAGTCGATCACATCGACCCGTTCGACAAGGCCGACCCCAGCCGGGGAGGCCTCACCCGTTTCGGCAACCTCCATTGTCTATGCAAGCTGCACCACAGCCTCAAGACCGCGAAGAAGTTCGACGTCCGGATGACCGAGCCCGGGCACCTCGAGTACGTGCTCCGCCGTGGTGTCACCGTCGAGGTGACTGCTCCGGACAACCCGCTCAACGTCGAGCACGCCCGCCAGTTCCTCGAGCGCTTCGGCACTGCCCTGCCACGAGCAAACCGACCGCTCGCGTCGGAGCCCGTCACGGACGAAGCATCGACGGCCGAAGAGACCCCTGCACGTGGAAGGCGGCGGCAGGCACGGGAGTGTCCCGAACCTGCCGCCGCCGAAGGACAGCCGGGGTGGCGCGAGGCCCCGTCCGACCCCTTTGCAGGGTTCGCCGATACGCCCGATGCGCACACGGCCTCTGTCGAGCTCCGTGATTGGTTCTGGGACTCCGGCGAGCCTCCGCCGTTCTGA
- a CDS encoding SDR family oxidoreductase gives MTRTAIVTGGGRGIGAAIAKRLGADGHKVAVLDMGPTDDTVAAIKADGGEAIGLEADVSNEESVNAAVKQVSDTLGAPTVLVNNAGILRDNLLFKMSYEEFNKVLSVHLGGAFLMAKAVQSYMVEEKFGRIISMSSTSALGNRGQTNYSAAKAGIQGITKTWAIELGKFGITANAIAPGFIETDMTKATAERVGMDFDDFVAAAAKEIPVARSGKPEDIAHTASFLASEGAGFVSGQVIYVAGGPRD, from the coding sequence ATGACTCGGACAGCAATCGTCACCGGCGGCGGACGCGGCATCGGGGCTGCCATCGCCAAGCGCCTCGGCGCGGACGGACACAAGGTCGCCGTCCTCGACATGGGACCGACCGACGACACCGTGGCTGCGATCAAGGCCGACGGGGGAGAGGCGATCGGACTCGAGGCCGATGTGTCGAACGAAGAATCGGTCAATGCGGCGGTCAAGCAGGTTTCTGACACTCTGGGTGCTCCCACCGTGTTGGTCAACAACGCAGGGATCCTGCGCGACAACCTCTTGTTCAAGATGTCCTACGAGGAGTTCAATAAGGTTCTCTCCGTCCACCTCGGCGGGGCTTTCCTTATGGCCAAGGCCGTCCAGTCGTACATGGTCGAAGAGAAGTTCGGGCGCATCATCTCGATGTCCTCGACTTCGGCGCTCGGCAACCGCGGACAGACGAACTACTCGGCAGCGAAGGCCGGCATCCAGGGCATCACGAAGACCTGGGCGATCGAACTCGGCAAATTCGGAATCACGGCGAATGCCATCGCCCCCGGGTTCATCGAGACCGACATGACCAAGGCGACGGCCGAGCGCGTGGGAATGGACTTCGACGATTTCGTCGCGGCTGCCGCCAAAGAGATTCCCGTCGCCCGGTCGGGAAAGCCTGAGGACATCGCCCACACCGCGTCCTTCCTCGCCTCCGAAGGTGCCGGTTTCGTCTCCGGCCAGGTCATCTATGTCGCCGGTGGCCCTCGCGACTGA
- a CDS encoding ABC transporter ATP-binding protein, with translation MTLLEIRDLGKRFGGLDAVKDVSLDVEEGRITAVIGPNGAGKSTLFNLIHGYYRPTSGSVTFKGDDITNSSPHHAVADGIARTFQTTHLFDDSTLLENVLAGRIVRSKSTIFDAVFHTPRHRRESRINVDKAMEALRFCEIDDHRHDLASNVPQEVQKRTAVAMALATEPELLLLDEPAGGIPEEETTDFGNLIRSLPKRGVSVLLVEHKMSMIMGLADTILVLDHGQKLALGTPAEIQSNPDVIRAYLGSTAEEKK, from the coding sequence ATGACACTGCTGGAGATACGCGACCTCGGCAAACGATTCGGTGGACTCGACGCGGTCAAGGACGTCAGCCTCGACGTGGAAGAAGGCCGGATCACCGCGGTCATCGGCCCCAACGGGGCGGGCAAGTCGACGCTGTTCAACCTCATCCACGGCTACTATCGGCCCACGTCCGGGTCGGTCACGTTCAAGGGCGACGACATCACGAACTCCTCCCCTCACCACGCGGTCGCCGACGGGATTGCGCGGACCTTCCAGACCACTCATCTCTTCGATGACAGCACTCTTCTCGAGAACGTCCTCGCCGGTCGGATCGTCCGGTCGAAGTCGACGATCTTCGACGCCGTCTTCCACACCCCGCGCCATCGCCGCGAATCACGCATCAATGTGGACAAGGCGATGGAGGCACTGAGGTTCTGCGAGATCGACGACCACCGTCACGATCTCGCTTCCAATGTTCCGCAGGAGGTGCAGAAGCGGACGGCGGTCGCGATGGCTCTGGCCACCGAGCCGGAGCTGCTGCTCCTCGACGAACCCGCCGGCGGCATCCCTGAGGAGGAGACGACCGATTTCGGCAACCTCATCCGCTCCCTGCCGAAGCGCGGTGTGTCCGTGCTTCTCGTCGAGCACAAGATGAGCATGATCATGGGGCTCGCGGACACCATCCTCGTCCTCGACCACGGACAGAAGCTCGCATTGGGAACACCGGCGGAGATCCAGTCGAATCCGGACGTCATCCGCGCCTATCTCGGCTCGACCGCAGAGGAGAAGAAGTGA
- a CDS encoding acetyl-CoA C-acyltransferase, translating into MREAVIVSTARTPIGKAYRGAFNDTQAQELAGHAVKHAVARAGLEGGEVEDVILGAALQQGSQGTNVGRQAALRAGLPVTVPGMSIDRQCSSGLMAIATAAKQILVDGQEIAVGGGVESVSLVQNDKMNNFRAKDPWLEENVPGIYYPMLATAEVVAERYGVSREAQDEYSLSSQQRTAAAQEAGRFDDEIVPLPTTKVVVDKETKETSKQEVLLEADEGNRPSTTLESLAGLNPVLDPGVASKVPSITAGNASQLSDGASASVLMSSEEASRRGLEPLGIYRGMAVAGCAPDEMGIGPVFAIPKLLKTHGLSIDDIGLWELNEAFAVQALYCRDRLGIDPEKYNVDGGGISVGHPYGMTGARLVGHALIEGRRRGVKYVVVTMCIGGGQGAAGLFEVC; encoded by the coding sequence ATGAGGGAAGCAGTAATCGTTTCGACGGCGCGCACGCCGATCGGCAAGGCCTACAGGGGTGCGTTCAATGACACCCAGGCCCAGGAATTGGCCGGACACGCGGTCAAGCACGCGGTCGCTCGGGCCGGTCTCGAAGGCGGTGAGGTCGAGGACGTCATCCTCGGCGCCGCTCTGCAGCAGGGCAGCCAGGGCACGAACGTGGGCCGGCAGGCTGCGCTGCGTGCCGGACTCCCCGTGACGGTCCCAGGCATGTCGATCGACCGGCAGTGCTCGTCGGGGCTGATGGCCATCGCGACGGCCGCGAAGCAGATCCTCGTCGACGGTCAGGAGATCGCCGTCGGCGGCGGCGTCGAGTCCGTCTCGCTGGTGCAGAACGACAAGATGAACAACTTCCGGGCCAAGGATCCGTGGCTCGAGGAGAACGTTCCCGGAATCTACTATCCGATGCTGGCCACCGCCGAGGTGGTGGCTGAGCGCTACGGCGTCAGCCGGGAAGCGCAGGATGAATATTCGCTGAGCTCTCAGCAGCGCACCGCGGCTGCTCAGGAAGCCGGTCGATTCGACGACGAGATCGTGCCGCTGCCGACGACGAAGGTCGTCGTCGACAAAGAGACGAAGGAGACGTCGAAGCAGGAAGTGCTCCTCGAAGCCGATGAGGGCAACCGTCCGTCGACGACGCTGGAGAGCCTGGCCGGGTTGAACCCGGTCCTCGACCCTGGCGTGGCGTCGAAGGTTCCGTCGATCACGGCCGGCAATGCGTCTCAGCTCTCCGATGGTGCTTCGGCTTCGGTGCTGATGTCGAGCGAGGAGGCCAGCCGCCGTGGTCTCGAACCTCTGGGAATCTACCGTGGGATGGCGGTTGCCGGCTGCGCTCCGGACGAGATGGGCATCGGACCGGTCTTCGCCATTCCGAAGCTGCTGAAGACTCATGGTCTGTCGATCGATGACATCGGACTGTGGGAACTCAACGAAGCATTCGCCGTGCAGGCCCTCTACTGCCGCGATCGTCTCGGGATCGATCCCGAGAAGTACAACGTCGATGGCGGTGGCATCTCTGTGGGCCATCCGTATGGAATGACGGGAGCTCGTCTGGTCGGACATGCGCTGATCGAAGGTCGTCGTCGCGGCGTGAAGTACGTAGTCGTGACGATGTGCATCGGCGGCGGTCAGGGCGCTGCAGGTCTCTTCGAGGTCTGCTGA
- a CDS encoding ABC transporter substrate-binding protein: MNSVPRTRSRRLLSSAAIGTLVFTIAACGGGGSGDGDTVVIGYTGPLSGGGAAYGENVKIGLEMAVDDLNEDGVEVDGTPVTLELKSLDDKYAPSTAASNAQRLADQDKAPVVVSPNAGAIKAIQQINSGRSNFLISAYTSDPAIVQSDNPLTMMIPPNFESYASEFTETAMKHGGKKLALLGTQSEYGQQWTKSITDAWEQAGGSVGGDNSVDYATVSDFAGPVSKALADKPDAIFVGGPSQPTALIMEEARKQGFEGSFLVMDQAKLDEMATVAKIDDLTNSVGVLPVSEYEDPGTKDFIDKFSDKTGDKKVPTSETALNYQGIAIIAKAMEVAGSTDDPEKIRESISDALPEVDDKYKVNGFPDEITDEGHLLNPNLEATYLDKDGEYTKVPIDQVSDAK, from the coding sequence ATGAACTCTGTCCCGCGAACCCGCAGTCGAAGGCTCTTGTCCTCGGCGGCGATCGGCACCCTCGTCTTCACGATCGCTGCGTGCGGCGGTGGAGGCTCCGGCGATGGGGACACCGTCGTCATCGGCTACACCGGACCTCTCAGCGGCGGCGGCGCCGCCTATGGCGAGAATGTGAAGATCGGCCTCGAGATGGCCGTCGACGATCTCAACGAGGACGGCGTCGAGGTCGACGGCACACCGGTCACACTCGAGCTGAAGTCTCTCGATGACAAGTACGCTCCCTCGACCGCGGCGAGCAATGCCCAGCGTCTGGCGGATCAGGACAAAGCACCGGTCGTCGTCTCCCCCAACGCCGGGGCGATCAAAGCGATTCAGCAGATCAACAGCGGTCGATCGAACTTCCTCATCTCCGCCTACACCTCCGATCCGGCGATCGTGCAGTCGGACAATCCGCTGACGATGATGATCCCGCCGAACTTCGAGTCCTATGCCTCCGAGTTCACCGAGACAGCGATGAAGCACGGCGGGAAGAAGCTCGCGCTGCTGGGAACTCAGAGCGAATACGGCCAACAGTGGACGAAGTCGATCACGGATGCCTGGGAACAGGCCGGAGGCTCGGTCGGCGGGGACAACAGCGTCGACTATGCCACCGTCTCCGACTTCGCCGGACCGGTCTCCAAGGCTCTGGCGGACAAACCCGATGCGATCTTCGTCGGCGGCCCGTCCCAGCCGACCGCACTGATCATGGAAGAGGCCCGGAAACAGGGATTCGAAGGAAGCTTCCTCGTCATGGACCAAGCGAAGCTCGATGAGATGGCGACGGTGGCGAAGATCGACGATCTCACGAATTCTGTCGGTGTGCTCCCTGTCTCGGAGTACGAGGACCCAGGCACCAAGGACTTCATCGACAAGTTCTCGGACAAGACCGGGGACAAGAAGGTCCCGACGAGCGAAACGGCCCTGAACTATCAGGGCATTGCGATCATCGCCAAGGCGATGGAGGTCGCGGGTTCCACCGATGATCCGGAGAAGATCCGGGAGTCCATCTCCGATGCTCTGCCCGAAGTCGACGACAAGTACAAGGTCAACGGCTTCCCTGACGAGATCACCGACGAGGGTCATCTTCTCAACCCGAACCTCGAAGCGACCTATCTCGACAAGGACGGCGAGTACACGAAGGTGCCCATCGACCAGGTGTCCGACGCCAAGTGA
- a CDS encoding ABC transporter ATP-binding protein — MLTLDNVSTGYDAIDVLHDVSITARPGELTVILGANGSGKTTLFKTISGLMPIRSGSVDYEGRSLNRARPNAIVKAGIAHCPEGRHLFGKMSVEKNLRLGTYPHRNKARTEEIFAEVLDLFPILAEKAKQPAGSLSGGQQQMVAIGRALMSDPSLLILDEPSMGLAPIVVEQVLASVAQINGKGIGVLLSEQNAKASLAIAHRGYVLAEGRIVLADEADTLLDNPEVQAAYLGL; from the coding sequence ATGCTCACCCTCGACAACGTCAGCACGGGATACGACGCCATCGATGTTCTCCACGACGTGAGCATCACCGCGCGGCCCGGAGAACTCACCGTCATCCTCGGCGCGAACGGTTCGGGCAAGACCACACTGTTCAAGACGATCAGCGGACTCATGCCCATCCGCAGCGGTTCGGTGGACTACGAGGGTCGCAGTCTCAACCGGGCGCGCCCGAACGCGATCGTCAAAGCCGGGATCGCCCATTGTCCGGAGGGGCGGCACCTGTTCGGGAAGATGTCCGTGGAGAAGAACCTGCGGTTGGGTACGTATCCGCATCGGAACAAGGCCCGCACGGAGGAGATCTTCGCCGAGGTCCTCGACCTGTTTCCGATCCTGGCAGAGAAGGCGAAGCAGCCGGCCGGGTCGCTCTCCGGCGGTCAGCAGCAGATGGTTGCCATCGGCCGTGCGCTGATGTCGGATCCGAGCCTGCTCATCCTCGACGAACCGTCGATGGGTCTGGCCCCGATCGTCGTCGAACAGGTCCTCGCCTCCGTCGCGCAGATCAACGGCAAGGGCATCGGGGTCCTGCTCAGCGAGCAGAATGCCAAGGCGTCATTGGCGATCGCCCACCGCGGCTACGTCCTTGCCGAAGGCCGGATCGTCCTGGCAGACGAAGCCGACACGCTGCTCGACAATCCCGAGGTTCAGGCCGCCTACCTCGGACTGTGA
- a CDS encoding MATE family efflux transporter: MAAIDKDILRLALPALGALIAEPIFLLTDTAMVGHLGAHALGSLAIASTILQTVLGLMIFLAYATTPRVAKRIGSGDRAGAITAGFDGIWLALGTSVLLIIIGLPLLSTVIAAFDPGPGITDGAHAYLAISWWGLPFMLTVIAATGLLRGLQDTKTPLIVAAAGCVANIGLNAIFIYGLGMGVAGSAMGTVIAQAGMCAVYLIISVRAAKRLHASVRPDWSGVFTSAKTSGWLLVRNASLRAALIILVFIATSLGTTDLAAIQVAQSLFFALALALDSLAIAGQAMIGLELGARNIDAVAAINRRLCLWGIAFGIIVGVILFAGSGIIPRAFASDPAVVSALSALLPVLALSMPIAGYVFVLDGVLMGAEDARYLALAQLVAVVGYVILLVPIVSIWPGAPGLWAAFCIGFVGFRALTLGWRVRNRAWIDRAVEKGIS, translated from the coding sequence GTGGCAGCGATCGACAAGGACATTCTCCGTTTGGCACTTCCGGCCCTCGGAGCACTGATCGCCGAACCGATTTTCCTGCTCACTGACACGGCCATGGTCGGCCACCTCGGCGCGCATGCCCTGGGATCGCTCGCGATCGCTTCGACGATCCTGCAGACGGTGCTGGGACTGATGATCTTCCTCGCCTACGCCACGACGCCGCGGGTAGCGAAACGCATCGGATCGGGGGACCGGGCGGGGGCGATCACGGCGGGGTTCGACGGGATCTGGCTCGCATTGGGCACCTCGGTGCTGCTCATCATCATCGGCCTGCCCCTGCTCAGCACGGTGATCGCAGCCTTCGATCCGGGGCCGGGGATCACCGACGGTGCGCATGCCTACCTGGCGATCTCGTGGTGGGGGCTGCCGTTCATGCTCACGGTCATCGCTGCCACCGGTCTGCTGCGCGGGCTCCAGGACACGAAGACCCCGCTGATCGTCGCTGCCGCCGGATGTGTGGCGAACATCGGCCTCAACGCGATCTTCATCTACGGTCTCGGCATGGGCGTGGCCGGATCGGCGATGGGAACCGTCATCGCCCAGGCCGGCATGTGCGCCGTCTATCTCATCATCTCCGTGCGGGCGGCAAAGCGCCTCCACGCCAGCGTCCGTCCCGACTGGTCGGGCGTGTTCACCTCGGCGAAGACGTCGGGATGGCTGCTTGTGCGCAATGCCTCCCTGCGTGCGGCGCTCATCATCCTCGTGTTCATCGCGACCTCTCTGGGCACGACCGATCTCGCAGCGATCCAGGTCGCGCAGAGCCTCTTCTTCGCTCTCGCGCTGGCTTTGGATTCCCTGGCCATCGCAGGTCAGGCGATGATCGGGCTCGAACTCGGCGCGCGGAACATCGACGCCGTGGCCGCGATCAACCGGCGCCTGTGCCTGTGGGGGATCGCGTTCGGCATCATCGTCGGCGTCATCCTGTTCGCCGGGTCCGGAATCATCCCGCGCGCCTTCGCCTCCGATCCTGCGGTCGTCAGCGCGCTCAGCGCCCTCCTGCCGGTGCTCGCGCTGAGCATGCCGATCGCCGGGTACGTCTTCGTCCTGGACGGGGTCCTGATGGGAGCCGAGGACGCTCGCTACCTCGCTCTGGCACAATTGGTCGCTGTGGTCGGGTATGTGATCCTGCTCGTCCCGATCGTCTCGA
- a CDS encoding branched-chain amino acid ABC transporter permease codes for MSALKNPRLLGTFAVVIVIAATPIFFAEQNYTMRVLTVGMCAAIAVYGLNIILGFTGQLSLAQGGFFGIGAYGVGLLTTDYDWSFWSAFIVTIIGTAVVGYLCGLIALRTKDEYFAIFTMAIGFIIFLVISRWESVTHAHSGVNNVKFPEGGGIVDFESPVAMFYLVFVILLVCIYVTHAIRRSSVGRTLLTIRTSEDLADAIGVRVGFSKQLAFAASAVLGGIGGGLYATVVGFIGPDSASIDKTFEFLMFILVGGMGTVAGPLLGSMIVTFLFELFQDFQAYRFIVLGPIIVALVIFAPRGIIGYLGGFIDRRARKRKIAEARRSSGGSAPETDSARVGTAARTDTERTGNDSTTSSAGSGTDPEETK; via the coding sequence ATGAGTGCACTGAAGAACCCCCGACTCCTCGGCACGTTCGCAGTCGTGATCGTCATCGCCGCGACTCCGATCTTCTTCGCCGAGCAGAACTACACGATGCGGGTCCTCACTGTCGGAATGTGTGCGGCCATCGCCGTGTACGGACTCAACATCATTCTCGGCTTCACCGGTCAGCTGTCCTTGGCACAAGGCGGCTTCTTCGGAATCGGCGCCTACGGCGTGGGTCTGCTGACGACCGACTACGACTGGTCGTTCTGGTCGGCGTTCATCGTCACGATCATCGGCACCGCGGTCGTCGGCTACCTCTGCGGGCTGATCGCACTGCGCACGAAGGATGAGTACTTTGCCATCTTCACCATGGCGATCGGCTTCATCATCTTCTTGGTCATCAGCCGTTGGGAGTCGGTCACCCACGCCCATTCGGGTGTCAACAATGTGAAGTTCCCCGAAGGCGGCGGGATCGTCGACTTCGAATCCCCGGTCGCCATGTTCTATCTGGTCTTCGTCATCCTCCTCGTCTGCATCTACGTCACCCATGCGATTCGTCGCTCGAGCGTCGGCCGGACGCTGCTGACGATCCGCACCAGCGAGGATCTGGCTGATGCGATCGGCGTCCGGGTCGGCTTCAGCAAGCAGCTCGCATTTGCGGCATCGGCAGTGCTCGGCGGAATCGGCGGTGGTCTCTACGCAACCGTCGTCGGGTTCATCGGCCCCGATTCCGCCTCCATCGACAAGACCTTCGAATTCCTCATGTTCATCCTCGTCGGCGGCATGGGGACCGTGGCCGGGCCGCTCCTGGGAAGCATGATCGTGACGTTCCTGTTCGAACTCTTCCAGGACTTCCAGGCGTATCGGTTCATCGTGCTGGGCCCGATCATCGTCGCCCTCGTCATCTTCGCGCCCCGCGGGATCATCGGCTACCTCGGCGGATTCATCGACCGTCGCGCTCGAAAGAGGAAGATCGCCGAGGCTCGTCGCAGTTCGGGTGGAAGTGCACCGGAGACCGACTCCGCTCGAGTCGGCACCGCGGCACGCACAGACACTGAGCGGACCGGAAACGATTCGACCACCTCATCTGCCGGCTCAGGCACCGACCCCGAGGAGACGAAATGA
- a CDS encoding branched-chain amino acid ABC transporter permease has protein sequence MTLFIQQLFNGLALGGVYCLAAIGLTLVFGVLRIPNLAHGALYMLGAYLTYFFLTTIGIPYIAAIGIAAILLFVVGIGLERLVFHPLRNSPHTHHMIAAVGAMFFFQALAQAIWGADFRRMDTPITGELRILGAEISAQRIVIIVVAVIVLALLAWFIKRSIHGQTIEAIEQDRVGASLVGINPSMVSMLTLGLSALLATIAAGLVAPINLLSPTMGDALNLKVFAIIILGGLGSLPGAIVGGFALAIAETMTATYISSGVGEAVAFIVLVAVLAIKPTGLFTKAVQR, from the coding sequence ATGACTCTCTTCATCCAACAGCTCTTCAACGGTCTCGCGCTGGGCGGCGTGTACTGCCTTGCCGCCATCGGTCTGACCTTGGTCTTCGGAGTGCTGCGCATTCCGAATCTGGCTCACGGTGCGCTGTACATGCTCGGCGCCTACCTCACCTACTTCTTCCTCACGACCATCGGCATTCCCTACATCGCCGCGATCGGCATCGCTGCGATCCTGCTCTTCGTCGTCGGCATCGGACTCGAGCGACTGGTGTTCCATCCGCTGCGGAACTCACCTCACACCCATCACATGATCGCTGCGGTCGGGGCGATGTTCTTCTTCCAGGCTCTGGCTCAGGCGATCTGGGGAGCGGACTTCCGCCGCATGGACACGCCCATCACCGGTGAGCTGCGCATCCTCGGCGCGGAGATCTCCGCCCAGCGCATCGTCATCATCGTCGTTGCGGTCATCGTGCTCGCCCTGCTCGCCTGGTTCATCAAACGCTCCATCCACGGGCAGACGATCGAAGCCATCGAGCAGGATCGCGTCGGCGCCTCGCTGGTGGGGATCAACCCCTCAATGGTGTCGATGCTGACTCTCGGGCTCTCGGCGCTGCTGGCGACGATCGCTGCCGGACTGGTCGCACCGATCAACCTCCTGTCGCCGACGATGGGTGATGCGCTCAACCTCAAGGTGTTCGCGATCATCATCCTCGGCGGGCTCGGTTCGCTGCCCGGTGCCATCGTCGGAGGATTCGCCTTAGCGATCGCCGAGACGATGACGGCGACGTACATCTCGTCCGGTGTGGGAGAGGCGGTCGCCTTCATCGTGTTGGTCGCAGTGCTCGCGATCAAACCCACGGGTCTGTTCACGAAGGCGGTGCAGCGATGA